Genomic DNA from Cloeon dipterum chromosome 3, ieCloDipt1.1, whole genome shotgun sequence:
TAGTTCATcacaattttgttcaattattttaaataatggcaGTAGGAACTGACATCAAGGCCAAGGCGACAACAGCAGTTGAGCCTTAAATTTCTTTGGCTcgcttcaaaatttgaagaattaaaCCAGTGcagtctaaaaattaatgcgaGATTTGATCACTTGTCACAATCCTCTGAAGATGAATTGTCTCTGTCCTCCTCTGCTGAAGCATCGCCATCCTCTTCTTCTGAACAGCTCTCAATATCATCTTCTTCCTCAGAATCACTTTCAATGTCCAGCACACGATTTTGGTTAACAAAAATGTCATTGGAGTCTTGTACTTTTGTCACCACAGCGTCAGCAAACTCTTCAGGCCACACACCGTCTTTGCTTAGCTGGTTGATATGGTCCTTGTAAAGGATTCTGGAAATTTCTCCTTTTACCTTCACCCCTTCTTCGATGTGCTCGACGATAACATAGTCGCCTCGCTTAACCCACACCGTCCGTCTGAACTTTGTCGGCATTGATGCCAAGTACTTCTCACCCTTTGCAGTGGCAACCTGCAACAAAAAGATAggattaaatcaaattagtaGATACACATATGTATAAGGGATGCATATTTATCATTTAGATATCATACTacgtaattaatataatataaataatacatatagTTGATTAAAATAACATAGATACATATTATCTCAAATTAAGAGCTAAGGAAAAGTCAGTTTTCGCCGCCCCTACTTtaacatgggattctcataagaactggcgagatgcgtaacccggcagaaactgtaactttaccataaGATCATTGAAATAGCAAAAAGGACGACGTCGtcttataatatgtacttatattaaaaaaaaaattattatgtatgATATTATGCgattattcaaaattgactgaaaaacaagaaaaacatACCTCATGAAGATTGTTTCCTCTGCACCCAAGCACCTTAACGACCTCATGGTTAGGTGCGACTTCTACGTTACAGTCTTCCACCTCCTGGTAAACGTACTTCTTCTTCGTCATTTTGGACATTTTGAAGAGAAATCTTCGGTCAAATCGTATTAGAAGAATATTATGTTATCTGATAGAGTCTGTTGTCTGCTCTCAACAGCGGCAATTAGATATTATTGAAGATCGATGTTGAAG
This window encodes:
- the LOC135939772 gene encoding probable RNA-binding protein EIF1AD, translated to MSKMTKKKYVYQEVEDCNVEVAPNHEVVKVLGCRGNNLHEVATAKGEKYLASMPTKFRRTVWVKRGDYVIVEHIEEGVKVKGEISRILYKDHINQLSKDGVWPEEFADAVVTKVQDSNDIFVNQNRVLDIESDSEEEDDIESCSEEEDGDASAEEDRDNSSSEDCDK